Proteins encoded by one window of Papio anubis isolate 15944 chromosome 7, Panubis1.0, whole genome shotgun sequence:
- the CHAC1 gene encoding glutathione-specific gamma-glutamylcyclotransferase 1 yields the protein MGGAQLERPSGARPGVCVRRSFRAHAGDQPRRPPGPIPVPGTMKQESAASNTPPASQSPTPSAQFPRNDGDPQALWIFGYGSLVWRPDFAYSDSRVGFVRGYSRRFWQGDTFHRGSDKMPGRVVTLLEDHEGCTWGVAYQVQGEQVSEALKYLNVREAVLGGYDTKEVTFYPQDAPDQPLKALAYVATPQNPGYLGPAPEEAIATQILACRGFSGHNLEYLLRLADFMQLCGPQAQDEHLAAIVDAVGTMLPCFCPTEQALALV from the exons ATGGGGGGCGCTCAGCTGGAGCGACCGAGCGGTGCCAGGCCAGGTGTGTGCGTCCGTCGGTCTTTCCGTGCCCACGCCGGAGACCAGCCCCGGAGGCCGCCTGGGCCTATCCCTGTGCCCGGCACCATGAAGCAGGAGTCTGCAGCCTCGAACACCCCGCCCGCCTCGCAGTCCCCTACACCGTCCGCTCAATTTCCCCGAAACGACGGCGACCCTCAAGCTCTGTGGATTTTCGGGTACGGCTCCCTGGTGTGGAGGCCCGATTTCGCCTACAGCGACAGCCGTGTGGGCTTCGTGCGCGGTTACAGCCGCCGTTTCTGGCAGGGAGACACCTTCCATCGGGGCAGCGACAAGATG CCTGGCCGTGTGGTGACGCTCCTTGAAGACCATGAG GGCTGCACTTGGGGCGTGGCATATCAAGTGCAAGGGGAGCAGGTAAGCGAAGCCCTGAAGTACCTAAATGTGCGAGAGGCAGTGCTTGGTGGCTACGATACCAAGGAGGTCACCTTCTATCCCCAAGATGCTCCTGACCAGCCACTGAAGGCATTGGCCTATGTGGCCACCCCACAGAACCCTGGCTACCTGGGCCCTGCGCCTGAAGAGGCCATCGCCACGCAGATCCTGGCCTGCCGGGGCTTTTCCGGCCACAACCTTGAATACTTGCTGCGTCTGGCAGACTTCATGCAGCTCTGTGGGCCTCAGGCGCAGGATGAGCACCTGGCAGCCATCGTGGATGCTGTGGGCACCATGTTGCCCTGCTTCTGCCCCACTGAGCAGGCTCTGGCACTGGTGT